One region of Bubalus bubalis isolate 160015118507 breed Murrah chromosome 15, NDDB_SH_1, whole genome shotgun sequence genomic DNA includes:
- the LOC102399179 gene encoding cytochrome P450 7B1 — protein MSAGMGGFWPEPWLPRSLGSPGLALAAALLLLVLCLSARRTRRRGEPPLIKGWLPYFGQALELQKDPLGFMTSLQKQYGDIFTLLLGGKYITFILDPFHYTSVAKNQKLSFQIFTNKFLKRVFSIKKMITDSDLIDEIHSTYQFLQGKHLDILMESTMQNMKQVFEPQLLKTTSWSTEYLLPFCNSVIFEMTFTTIYGNVLADDKKTFITELKDDFLKFDEKFTRLASGIPIELLGNIKSIRTKLIKDLTIESLAKLQGMSEVVQRRNDILEKYYTPKDTEIGAHHLGLLWASVTNTVPTMFWAMYYLLQNPKAMAVLRDEIDHLLQSTGQKKGPGFSIYLTREQLDSLVYLESTILEVLRLCSFSGIFRFVQEDLTLHLESQDCCLRKGDFVVIFPPILHHDPEIFEAPDEFKFDRFTENGKKKTTFFKRGKKLKYYHLPFGLGVSKCPGRFLAMVEIKQLLVVLLTYFDLEIIDNKPLELNYSRFLFGIPYPDSDVLFRYKIKS, from the exons gaGACGTGGTGAGCCTCCATTGATAAAAGGCTGGCTTCCTTACTTTGGACAAGCCCTGGAATTACAAAAAGATCCTCTGGGTTTCATGACTTCTCTTCAAAAGCAGTATGGtgacattttcactcttctccttggag gaaagTACATAACATTTATCCTGGATCCTTTCCACTACACGTCAGTGgcaaaaaatcaaaaattaagttttcaaatatttactaataaattcttaaagagagtaTTTTCTATCAAAAAGATGATAACAGATTCTGACCTCATCGACGAGATTCATAGTACCTATCAATTTTTACAAGGGAAGCATTTGGACATACTGATGGAAAGCACAATGCAGAATATGAAACAAGTTTTTGAACCCCAACTTTTAAAAACCACAAGCTGGAGCACGGAATATTTGTTGCCATTCTGCAACTCAGTAATATTCGAAATGACATTTACAACCATATATGGAAATGTTCTTGCTGATgataagaaaacatttattactgaattaaaagatgattttttaaaatttgatgaaaaattcACACGTTTAGCATCAGGCATACCCATTGAGCTTCTAGGAAACATCAAGTCTATTCGAACTAAACTTATAAAAGACTTGACAATAGAAAGCTTAGCTAAGTTACAAGGAATGTCTGAAGTTGTTCAAAGAAGGAATGATATCCTGGAGAAATACTATACGCCCAAGGACACTGAAATAGGAG CACATCATTTAGGCTTGCTCTGGGCCTCTGTGACAAACACTGTTCCAACCATGTTCTGGGCAATGTATTACCTTCTACAGAACCCGAAAGCTATGGCCGTGCTGCGTGACGAAATTGACCATTTACTGCAGTCAACAGGTCAAAAGAAAGGGCCCGGATTTTCCATCTACCTCACCAGAGAACAATTGGACAGCCTGGTCTACcttg AAAGTACCATTCTCGAGGTTTTGCGACTCTGCTCCTTTTCTGGCATCTTTCGTTTCGTTCAAGAGGACTTGACACTACATTTAGAAAGCCAGGACTGCTGTCTGAGAAAGGGAGACTTTGTCGTCATCTTTCCTCCCATCTTACACCACGACCCTGAAATCTTTGAAGCTCCAGAT GAGTTTAAATTTGATCGTTTTACAGAAAATGGTAAGAAGAAAACCACcttttttaaaagagggaaaaagctgAAGTATTACCACTTGCCATTTGGATTGGGAGTCAGCAAATGTCCAGGCCGATTTTTGGCCATGGTTGAAATAAAGCAATTGTTGGTTGTGCTTTTAACTTACTTTGATTTAGAAATAATTGATAATAAGCCGTTAGAACTAAACTATAGCCGCTTTTTGTTTGGTATTCCTTACCCAGACTCTGATGTTTTATTTAGgtacaaaataaaatcttaa